The following are encoded together in the Novipirellula artificiosorum genome:
- a CDS encoding FAD-dependent oxidoreductase yields MQLLLAPLIRHVVITSVLLATIGQNGMADERADVIVYGSTPGGFCAAIAAAREGASVILLEPTDHVGGLNTGGLSHCDSNQMVRSTLMGLFDEWHTRVVKDYTDRGLKAPYNPAKKDQSRWTFEPHVAMRVTMQMLDEAGVTVLTERYLKSVTKDGPRITSLITKDGTFTARVFVDGTYEGDLMAAAGVDWTIGREGREEYSESLAGKQYPKQKMNISGFDDEGKLLPLVTTGDGGAEEAGDKNVMTYSFRLCLTADSKNCVPMPKPANYAPARFEIVRRALRAGEQRVGFDLYPLPGNKLDGNNSIGGQFSIGLIGGGNNWHSADESGRKKIWEAHKQYTLEFFHFLTTDPAVPAAIRNRFAKLGLCNDEFASYDHFSPALYVRESRRMKGLYVIRQKDILESPKKDDPIAISSFPIDSHDCQRIALNGGGVINEGTIFPVRRIPGQGYAYHVPYRSILPKPGQCDNLLVPVALSSTHVGISSLRIEGAWMVIGQGAGIAAALAADQDVAVQELKYETLRERLLAQKQVLELPKVSDLPSANGSIAARTLPGIVLDDLDAKLTGNWSRSTNFKPHIEGGYIFCGERDSKEKGDGKSSATFRFNVPTSGEYQLLMAYSAHEARAKNVPVIITSGHNKKEFIVDQTQPLPRGQHFRSVGNVQLESGVETIITINNRQTIGFVIVDALHLLPKDQ; encoded by the coding sequence ATGCAATTGCTTTTGGCACCCTTGATCCGACACGTTGTAATTACATCGGTTTTGCTGGCGACCATCGGGCAGAATGGGATGGCCGATGAGAGGGCCGACGTTATCGTCTACGGCTCGACGCCGGGCGGCTTTTGTGCCGCGATTGCCGCCGCGCGCGAGGGAGCTTCGGTCATTCTGCTGGAACCGACAGATCATGTCGGCGGGTTGAACACGGGCGGGCTGAGTCACTGTGACTCGAACCAAATGGTCCGCAGCACGCTGATGGGACTGTTCGACGAGTGGCACACGCGTGTGGTCAAGGACTACACCGATCGCGGCCTCAAGGCTCCGTACAACCCAGCGAAGAAAGACCAGTCACGGTGGACCTTTGAGCCGCATGTCGCGATGCGGGTGACGATGCAGATGCTCGACGAGGCCGGTGTCACGGTGCTGACCGAGCGCTATTTGAAGTCGGTCACGAAAGACGGCCCGCGGATCACGTCGCTGATCACGAAGGACGGCACGTTCACTGCCAGGGTCTTTGTCGACGGCACGTACGAAGGCGACCTGATGGCGGCCGCGGGAGTCGATTGGACGATCGGGCGCGAGGGGCGCGAGGAATACAGTGAGTCGCTGGCCGGCAAGCAGTACCCGAAACAGAAGATGAACATCAGCGGCTTCGACGATGAAGGCAAGCTGCTGCCGCTGGTCACAACCGGTGATGGTGGTGCTGAGGAAGCGGGTGACAAGAACGTCATGACCTACAGTTTCCGGCTTTGTCTAACCGCCGACTCAAAAAATTGCGTACCGATGCCCAAGCCGGCAAACTACGCCCCGGCCCGTTTCGAGATCGTCCGCCGCGCGCTCAGGGCGGGCGAGCAACGTGTTGGCTTCGACCTCTACCCGCTACCCGGCAACAAGCTCGACGGCAACAATTCCATCGGCGGACAGTTCTCAATCGGCTTGATCGGCGGCGGGAACAACTGGCACTCGGCGGACGAATCGGGGCGAAAGAAGATCTGGGAAGCACACAAGCAGTACACTCTTGAGTTCTTCCACTTCCTGACGACCGACCCGGCGGTGCCCGCCGCGATCCGCAACCGTTTCGCGAAGCTCGGCCTGTGCAACGACGAGTTCGCCAGCTACGACCATTTCTCACCGGCGCTCTACGTCCGCGAATCACGGCGTATGAAGGGCCTGTATGTCATCCGCCAGAAGGACATTCTTGAGTCGCCGAAAAAAGACGACCCGATCGCGATTTCGTCTTTCCCGATCGACTCGCACGACTGCCAGCGCATCGCGCTCAACGGCGGCGGTGTGATCAACGAGGGAACGATTTTTCCCGTGAGGAGAATTCCGGGACAGGGATATGCTTACCACGTGCCTTACCGCTCGATCCTGCCGAAACCTGGGCAGTGCGACAACCTGCTCGTGCCAGTCGCACTATCAAGCACGCACGTGGGCATCTCGTCGTTGCGGATCGAAGGCGCGTGGATGGTTATCGGGCAAGGGGCCGGAATTGCCGCGGCGCTGGCTGCCGATCAGGACGTGGCCGTACAGGAATTGAAGTACGAAACACTTCGTGAGCGACTGCTGGCTCAAAAGCAGGTTCTCGAATTGCCGAAAGTTTCCGACCTGCCATCGGCGAACGGATCCATCGCCGCCCGGACGCTACCGGGAATCGTGCTAGACGATTTAGATGCAAAGCTGACCGGCAACTGGTCTCGATCAACGAATTTCAAACCTCACATTGAAGGCGGATACATTTTTTGCGGCGAGAGGGATTCCAAAGAAAAAGGCGACGGAAAATCGTCCGCGACCTTTCGTTTCAATGTGCCAACGTCCGGTGAATACCAATTATTGATGGCCTATTCGGCACACGAGGCACGCGCCAAGAACGTTCCCGTGATTATTACCAGTGGCCACAACAAGAAAGAATTCATCGTAGATCAAACACAGCCGCTGCCCAGGGGGCAACATTTCAGAAGCGTGGGCAATGTACAACTGGAGAGCGGAGTCGAAACAATCATCACGATCAATAACAGGCAAACCATAGGTTTTGTGATCGTTGATGCGCTGCACTTGCTTCCGAAAGACCAATAG
- a CDS encoding ribbon-helix-helix domain-containing protein: MSTISVNVPDQIMSAIAERARNSGYADVNEYVSQYVLRLSERQSEVEALAIEGLQSGPSEPWDRTEIEGIRADLKSKYGS; encoded by the coding sequence ATGTCAACGATCAGCGTGAATGTGCCAGACCAAATCATGTCAGCAATCGCCGAGCGAGCTAGAAACAGTGGCTATGCGGACGTTAACGAATACGTGTCGCAGTACGTCTTGCGACTGTCGGAACGTCAGAGTGAAGTAGAGGCCTTGGCAATCGAAGGTTTGCAAAGCGGTCCGAGTGAACCATGGGACAGGACGGAAATCGAAGGCATACGGGCAGACCTGAAGTCAAAGTACGGAAGTTGA
- a CDS encoding type II toxin-antitoxin system RelE/ParE family toxin: protein MPERRTPHRRRLAIDDIAGHSSRIAESNLDAALRFLDAIETTVEMLCQFPEAGGAVPTTRPEAYGLRAKLVNGFGNYVVLYFVTPETIDIARVIWGGQEIDQIALHYK, encoded by the coding sequence ATGCCCGAGCGTAGAACGCCGCATCGCAGGCGGCTTGCCATCGACGACATCGCGGGGCACTCAAGCCGCATTGCCGAGTCAAACCTCGATGCCGCACTGCGTTTTCTTGATGCGATTGAAACGACCGTCGAAATGCTGTGTCAGTTCCCGGAGGCTGGTGGTGCCGTGCCAACAACGCGTCCAGAGGCTTATGGGCTTCGTGCGAAGCTGGTAAACGGCTTCGGCAACTACGTCGTTCTCTACTTTGTGACGCCCGAAACGATCGACATTGCACGCGTCATCTGGGGTGGACAGGAGATCGACCAAATCGCGTTGCACTACAAGTGA
- a CDS encoding IS110 family RNA-guided transposase, giving the protein MSRKKSKNKLGVSGNKKSLAVRQRPSVGKRPRRGGLPVDNAPPPIESLKQVNLNAAGIDIASNVHFVAVPKDRDSENPVRSFGAFTADLEAIADWLAQCGIETVAMESTGVYWIPLFELLDSRGFQVILVEPSQIKKYRRKTDVLDCQWIQTLHTFGLLTGSFRPADQIIVLRSYMRQREMLVKSAAQHIQHMQKAMEQMNLKLSEVVSDILGVTGMSIIDAILAGQRDPEKLAKLRNEKCKNDEATIALALHGNWREEHLFSLRQALDLYRYYHKKIVEVDDQIEVYMSQFEDRSGGEPLAKPPRAKQRSKTANEPKFDTRRLLYEMLGVDLTTIDGMGPHSVLQIVSEIGINVDAFPTEKHFVSWLSLCPEANKSGGKKQKKGKSPTHRSSNRVAQTLRVCAQTLIQSKCALGAFGRRLRGRDGAASAITAIARKLAIIVYTMIKTGRAYMDIGADAYNGRFKEKLVATLRRRACDLGYDLMASDAA; this is encoded by the coding sequence ATGTCGCGTAAGAAAAGCAAAAACAAGCTTGGCGTTAGTGGAAACAAAAAGTCGCTCGCCGTTCGGCAAAGACCATCCGTTGGCAAAAGGCCTCGGCGCGGCGGATTGCCCGTCGACAACGCGCCGCCGCCGATCGAATCGCTTAAACAGGTCAATCTCAATGCGGCTGGTATCGATATCGCATCGAATGTCCACTTCGTTGCGGTGCCCAAAGATCGTGACTCCGAAAACCCCGTCCGCAGCTTCGGTGCCTTCACGGCTGACTTGGAAGCCATTGCCGATTGGCTCGCTCAGTGCGGCATTGAAACCGTCGCCATGGAGTCTACCGGTGTTTACTGGATTCCGCTGTTTGAATTGCTCGACTCCCGAGGCTTTCAGGTCATCCTTGTCGAACCGAGCCAAATCAAAAAGTATCGACGCAAGACCGATGTTCTCGACTGCCAATGGATTCAGACGTTGCATACGTTCGGATTACTCACCGGATCGTTTCGACCTGCAGATCAAATCATCGTTTTGCGCAGCTATATGCGGCAGCGAGAGATGCTCGTCAAGAGCGCCGCGCAACATATTCAGCACATGCAAAAGGCGATGGAACAAATGAACCTGAAACTCAGCGAAGTAGTCAGCGACATTCTCGGCGTGACAGGCATGTCGATCATCGATGCGATTTTGGCTGGCCAGCGTGATCCCGAAAAGCTTGCCAAATTGCGCAATGAAAAGTGCAAGAACGATGAAGCGACGATTGCCCTTGCGTTGCATGGCAACTGGCGAGAAGAGCATCTGTTCTCGCTGCGGCAAGCCTTGGACTTGTACCGTTACTATCACAAGAAAATCGTTGAAGTAGATGATCAGATTGAGGTTTACATGTCGCAGTTTGAGGACAGGTCGGGCGGCGAACCACTGGCCAAACCACCGAGAGCAAAACAGCGAAGCAAGACCGCCAACGAACCGAAGTTCGACACCCGTCGTTTACTCTATGAGATGCTCGGTGTGGACCTCACGACGATTGACGGAATGGGGCCCCACTCGGTGCTGCAGATCGTCTCGGAGATCGGTATCAACGTGGATGCGTTTCCGACTGAAAAACACTTCGTCAGTTGGTTGAGCTTGTGCCCGGAGGCCAACAAGTCAGGTGGGAAGAAGCAGAAGAAGGGCAAGAGCCCAACACATCGAAGTAGCAATCGTGTAGCCCAGACGCTACGAGTGTGTGCACAAACATTGATTCAATCGAAGTGTGCCTTGGGTGCATTCGGTCGGCGTCTACGAGGGCGAGACGGTGCCGCAAGTGCGATTACGGCGATCGCTCGGAAACTGGCAATCATTGTGTACACGATGATCAAGACAGGCCGAGCGTATATGGATATTGGAGCCGATGCCTACAACGGTCGCTTCAAAGAAAAACTGGTCGCGACACTTCGCCGCCGAGCATGTGACCTGGGCTACGATCTGATGGCCTCCGACGCTGCCTAA
- a CDS encoding DUF721 domain-containing protein, translated as MARQSDKRRQERVAYQGADEERPRVRRLGSLVNQLISRRGYAQVAVVNEIEATIVASIEESIRSSVRVGNIRRGVLDIYATDSVTLQELNFQKRSILKKIVKQHPQSKVTDLKFRIQTES; from the coding sequence ATGGCTCGGCAATCGGACAAGCGCAGACAAGAGCGAGTCGCGTACCAAGGAGCGGATGAGGAAAGGCCTCGTGTACGACGTTTGGGATCGCTGGTCAATCAGTTGATATCACGACGAGGTTACGCTCAGGTCGCGGTGGTCAACGAAATCGAAGCCACCATCGTGGCATCGATTGAAGAGAGCATTCGATCGAGTGTTCGGGTGGGAAATATCCGCCGAGGGGTGTTGGACATTTACGCGACGGATTCGGTCACGTTGCAGGAACTGAATTTTCAAAAACGGTCGATCTTAAAGAAAATCGTCAAACAGCACCCGCAGTCCAAAGTGACGGATTTGAAGTTTCGCATCCAGACGGAGTCGTAA
- the dnaN gene encoding DNA polymerase III subunit beta, which yields MKITCLRESLTSAFALAASIAPTRSPKEILQNVKVTATGSRITLTATDLDVGIRLEVSEGVEVENEGAALLPVQRTMAILRESNDEKLTIESDDSGIRVTGSRSKYRLPGSNPDEFPSVAEFNEDKYHVLSTRLFREMVKRTVFATDAESSRYALGGVLLEMEGSSIIAVGTDGRRLAKMEGTGEPQGGHQTSGASTIVPTRAIQLMERALSDKDDTVDVSARANDLLLRTPRAVIYSRLVEGRYPSWRQVFPQREKAVQIDMTVGPLFAALRQAAIVTDHESRGIDFTFGDGTLKLEASTAEIGESQVELPIAYDGETITLTMDNRYVADFCKVLDSESSFVIEVESSSSPALLSTDDGYSYVIMPMARDR from the coding sequence ATGAAAATCACTTGCCTTCGCGAATCGCTTACCTCCGCCTTCGCACTTGCCGCCAGCATTGCTCCGACTCGGTCGCCCAAAGAGATTTTGCAGAACGTCAAGGTCACCGCCACGGGAAGTCGGATCACATTGACCGCCACTGATTTGGACGTTGGTATTCGCTTGGAGGTCAGCGAGGGGGTGGAAGTCGAAAACGAAGGGGCCGCGTTGTTGCCGGTTCAGCGGACGATGGCGATTCTTCGCGAGAGCAACGATGAGAAGCTGACGATTGAAAGTGACGACAGCGGGATTCGCGTTACCGGTAGCCGCAGCAAGTATCGATTGCCGGGCAGCAATCCAGACGAATTCCCAAGCGTCGCGGAATTCAACGAAGACAAGTATCACGTCTTGTCGACGCGGTTGTTCCGAGAAATGGTCAAAAGGACGGTGTTCGCTACCGATGCGGAAAGCAGCCGTTACGCACTCGGCGGAGTTTTGCTCGAAATGGAAGGTAGCAGCATCATCGCGGTTGGTACCGACGGTCGGCGATTGGCAAAGATGGAGGGGACCGGGGAACCACAAGGAGGCCATCAAACGAGCGGTGCCAGTACGATCGTGCCGACGCGGGCAATTCAGTTGATGGAACGAGCGCTGAGTGACAAAGATGACACCGTTGATGTGTCGGCCCGAGCAAACGATCTGCTGCTAAGAACGCCTCGAGCGGTGATCTATTCCCGCTTGGTCGAAGGTCGCTATCCCAGTTGGCGACAAGTTTTCCCGCAACGGGAAAAGGCGGTGCAGATCGACATGACGGTGGGACCGTTGTTTGCAGCACTTCGCCAAGCAGCCATTGTGACGGATCACGAGAGTCGTGGCATCGATTTTACCTTTGGGGATGGGACGCTTAAACTCGAGGCCAGTACGGCGGAGATCGGGGAATCGCAAGTCGAATTACCGATCGCCTACGACGGGGAAACGATCACGTTGACGATGGACAATCGTTACGTGGCCGATTTCTGCAAAGTGCTCGACAGTGAATCGAGTTTTGTCATCGAAGTCGAATCGTCTTCAAGCCCAGCGCTGCTAAGCACCGATGACGGCTACAGCTACGTGATCATGCCGATGGCTCGAGACCGCTAG
- a CDS encoding DnaA/Hda family protein: MTASTLTTVPVTGRLDANSEVVAFPLERPLLKARRRSATGTASPLVLPYFLAGPENRLAAYVARQEASLFELGNPVLFVGPTGSGKTSLALHLAVRYANQLGWTDVNSVVHCPAIDFARRYADAVAADVLASLREEIEQAPVLILDDLQLITTKHAAQDELALRIDARVEARLPTLLTCRRLPTEVRGLRPSLVSRSIPGLTVPIHCPGPSTRPIVLRELAMQHGLDLDASMYGMLEEGLDKTAPVRALAAVMKQIDLWCRMKNRPPCCEAVEAAIQSVSSGQPISIAKITNTVARHFRHRASDLRSSSRKQHWVRARSLAMLLARRLTSLSMNDIGEYFGGRDHTTVLHAIRKTDELLLRDADLRLAADELTEKLSA; encoded by the coding sequence GTGACAGCTTCCACACTTACGACCGTCCCCGTCACGGGTCGCCTCGACGCCAATAGCGAAGTGGTCGCATTTCCGCTGGAGCGCCCGCTGCTCAAGGCTCGTCGCCGTAGTGCGACCGGCACCGCCAGTCCATTGGTTTTGCCCTATTTTCTTGCCGGTCCAGAGAATCGACTTGCTGCCTATGTGGCTCGTCAGGAAGCTTCCTTGTTCGAATTGGGCAATCCCGTTTTGTTCGTCGGCCCGACCGGAAGTGGAAAGACGTCATTGGCATTGCATTTGGCGGTCCGCTACGCCAATCAGCTGGGATGGACGGATGTCAACAGTGTTGTCCATTGTCCAGCGATCGATTTTGCTCGTCGCTACGCCGATGCCGTCGCCGCCGATGTGCTTGCGTCGCTACGCGAAGAAATCGAACAGGCTCCCGTGCTGATCCTTGATGATTTGCAGTTGATCACGACCAAGCATGCCGCTCAAGATGAACTCGCCCTACGCATTGACGCTCGCGTTGAAGCCCGATTGCCAACCTTGTTGACTTGCCGACGTTTGCCCACCGAGGTTCGAGGTTTGCGACCAAGTCTTGTCAGTCGCTCGATACCCGGTTTAACCGTCCCCATCCACTGCCCTGGACCCTCTACTCGCCCCATTGTGCTTCGTGAATTGGCGATGCAGCATGGTCTCGACCTTGATGCATCGATGTATGGAATGCTTGAGGAGGGCCTCGACAAAACGGCACCGGTTCGAGCTCTTGCTGCTGTGATGAAACAGATCGATTTGTGGTGCCGGATGAAAAACCGACCGCCGTGTTGTGAAGCGGTCGAGGCCGCGATCCAGTCTGTATCGTCTGGTCAGCCCATTTCGATTGCCAAAATTACGAACACCGTAGCCCGACATTTCCGTCATCGAGCCAGTGATTTGCGAAGTAGTTCCCGCAAGCAGCACTGGGTTCGTGCACGGTCGTTGGCCATGCTGCTTGCTCGTCGCTTGACCTCCCTCAGCATGAACGACATTGGCGAGTATTTTGGTGGTCGTGATCACACCACCGTCCTGCATGCGATCCGAAAAACCGATGAGTTGCTGCTCCGCGACGCCGATTTACGTCTAGCCGCTGACGAACTGACCGAAAAGCTGTCTGCTTAG
- a CDS encoding cysteine desulfurase family protein produces MIYLDNNATTAIDARVANVIAEVLALGPANASSQHAMGRAAQLHIDEAFDVISQAVDTTLDRPGGPRFLFTSGGTESNNLALAGLGDPHSAIILSRIEHPSVISVAEQLASTGREIRWMEVDSNGVARIDELAEQIQSCRSPCGLVSLMSANNETGVLQPIEEAAVVCRRAGVLLHVDATQSIGKVPFSLRRLDAAAVTLSAHKFHGPVGIGGLWLGSGVKLRPLFHGGPQQLETRPGTEPVALISGMAAALQLAVDSLRQNSDSMMMLRDELEGSLLSLFPDLVVHGASVERLPNTSCVSFPNADRQSMLMSLDFAKVACSSGAACSSGSSPPSHVLQAMKLSSSLVQSALRFSLSRFSRREEIVDSIDRISRCYKHLGRNKAVEN; encoded by the coding sequence GTGATTTACCTCGACAACAACGCGACCACCGCCATTGACGCGCGCGTCGCCAACGTGATCGCCGAGGTTCTTGCCCTTGGCCCCGCCAACGCTTCAAGCCAGCACGCAATGGGGCGGGCAGCTCAGTTGCATATCGATGAAGCCTTCGATGTGATTTCTCAGGCTGTTGATACAACACTCGATCGACCAGGGGGGCCCCGCTTTCTCTTCACCAGCGGTGGAACTGAATCCAATAACTTAGCGCTCGCCGGCCTTGGCGACCCCCATTCGGCGATCATCCTCAGTCGCATTGAGCACCCCAGCGTTATCTCGGTGGCCGAACAGCTCGCTTCGACCGGGCGTGAGATCCGTTGGATGGAGGTCGATTCCAACGGTGTGGCAAGGATCGACGAATTAGCCGAACAGATCCAATCGTGCCGTTCGCCGTGTGGCTTGGTGTCGCTGATGTCGGCGAACAATGAAACGGGCGTCTTACAACCCATCGAGGAAGCCGCTGTTGTTTGTCGCCGCGCCGGCGTCTTGTTGCACGTGGACGCGACGCAATCGATTGGCAAAGTGCCATTTTCACTGCGACGATTGGATGCGGCGGCGGTGACGTTATCGGCTCACAAATTCCACGGTCCCGTCGGAATCGGCGGCCTGTGGCTCGGTAGCGGTGTTAAATTGCGCCCCCTTTTTCACGGCGGCCCGCAACAACTCGAAACGCGACCCGGTACCGAACCGGTCGCTTTGATTTCGGGGATGGCTGCCGCACTACAACTGGCGGTCGACTCCCTCCGCCAAAATTCCGACTCCATGATGATGCTCCGGGATGAGCTGGAAGGGTCGCTCTTGAGCCTCTTCCCGGATCTGGTCGTCCACGGCGCTTCGGTCGAGCGGTTGCCCAACACCTCGTGCGTCTCTTTTCCCAATGCCGATCGCCAATCGATGTTGATGTCTCTCGACTTTGCCAAGGTTGCTTGCAGCAGCGGGGCGGCATGCAGTAGCGGAAGTAGTCCTCCGAGTCACGTGCTGCAAGCGATGAAATTGTCGTCCAGCTTGGTGCAATCGGCGCTGCGATTCAGCCTCAGTCGATTTTCCCGTCGTGAAGAGATCGTGGATTCTATCGACCGTATCTCTCGATGCTATAAGCATTTAGGAAGAAACAAAGCTGTGGAAAACTAA
- the scpB gene encoding SMC-Scp complex subunit ScpB has product MKPSGSFVPIGSRSLTAMGPTQVSQFGWQNSTSAWRSKPPRRPYGVLSGHNEPSTDIPADAEPTSGDDPQKKRKRVEAVLFLAKVPLSPRKLSQLAHLADATEARTLVRELNTSYESHGRAIRVEQIAGGYRMMTRVALSPWLIRLGHLPPAVRLSTPMMETLAVVAYRQNVSRADVEAIRGVACGELLRQLMERDLVRIAGRSEELGRPYLYGTTKHFLHVFGLASTEGLPPIQWQMLRETLNDPASDERSETTPEDLSPNDSFPSKKESVVSTAVASVLSEPQSDLWIVDPVLESPRGYEGHPQQEDPRAVIEDEEDELYGDDDDDDDDLVDDDEDDDDDWDDDDDDDLDEEDDEDDLDKEDLDEEDVDDDLEGDDEEDVDDDWEEVDDDDDDDWDDDDDDEDDDWEEDAADDDEDWT; this is encoded by the coding sequence ATGAAGCCTAGCGGTTCGTTTGTCCCGATCGGCAGTCGTTCTCTGACAGCGATGGGCCCAACCCAAGTGTCCCAGTTCGGGTGGCAGAATTCAACGTCTGCTTGGCGTTCCAAGCCGCCGAGGCGACCCTATGGGGTGCTTTCGGGGCACAACGAGCCATCAACGGACATTCCTGCGGATGCCGAACCGACGTCAGGTGACGATCCCCAAAAAAAGCGGAAACGAGTTGAAGCGGTTTTATTTCTTGCAAAAGTGCCTTTATCGCCCAGAAAACTGTCCCAACTGGCTCACTTGGCGGATGCGACTGAGGCTCGTACACTTGTCCGCGAACTCAATACATCATACGAAAGTCATGGTCGAGCGATTCGGGTGGAACAGATTGCGGGCGGATATCGGATGATGACCCGTGTCGCATTGTCCCCTTGGTTGATTCGGCTTGGACATTTGCCTCCAGCGGTCCGCCTGTCAACGCCGATGATGGAAACGCTAGCGGTAGTCGCCTATCGCCAAAACGTTTCTCGAGCCGACGTCGAAGCCATTCGAGGGGTCGCTTGTGGGGAATTGTTGCGGCAGTTGATGGAGCGAGATTTAGTACGAATAGCAGGACGAAGCGAGGAATTAGGCCGACCGTACTTGTACGGGACCACCAAACACTTCTTGCACGTTTTTGGCTTGGCCAGCACCGAGGGGTTGCCGCCGATTCAATGGCAGATGCTGCGAGAAACGCTGAACGATCCCGCATCCGATGAACGATCAGAAACCACACCCGAAGATTTGTCCCCTAACGATAGTTTTCCATCCAAGAAGGAGTCAGTCGTGAGCACCGCTGTCGCATCGGTTCTCTCCGAACCCCAATCCGATCTCTGGATCGTCGACCCAGTCCTAGAGAGCCCTCGAGGCTACGAGGGACATCCCCAACAAGAGGATCCTCGCGCCGTAATCGAAGATGAAGAAGATGAGTTGTACGGCGATGATGATGATGATGACGACGACCTCGTCGATGACGATGAGGATGATGACGACGACTGGGACGACGACGACGATGATGACCTCGACGAAGAGGATGACGAGGATGATCTTGATAAAGAAGATCTCGACGAGGAGGACGTCGACGACGATTTAGAAGGCGACGACGAGGAGGATGTCGACGACGATTGGGAAGAAGTCGATGACGATGACGACGACGATTGGGACGACGACGACGACGACGAGGATGACGATTGGGAAGAAGACGCAGCCGATGACGATGAGGATTGGACTTAG
- a CDS encoding GNAT family N-acetyltransferase → MADAELLSLSGLASLREHAVAWDDLWSRSVTASPTCRAELMVLWVERFALNSEFRALVVQRQGRWVAALPLVSRRLSRIGAAAGLPVNDWSQCGDLLLDESADVEETLRCLASGFGQLPWSLLWLDGARIETFRWQRLQHVLEKSGCKVVSESRFNVGWLELKPRFDEQQKCWSKGFRKDLRRSQRRLAEQGHLELKLHTDMGASDLEGLFDRVLQVDQQSWKAKSGTAIQDSEGLADFYLSQARQLAAHRELVLAFLELEDQPIAFEIGWLAKSVYHSFKVGFDQRFAKYSPGQLMMSLLIEEMIRASHATAIDCIGPLSEATERFLPGSYTIGRMLIANPASWTGRGMLSLYGNLMPLLRRVRDS, encoded by the coding sequence ATGGCCGACGCAGAGCTTCTCAGTCTCTCAGGTCTTGCCTCGTTGCGCGAGCACGCGGTCGCTTGGGATGACCTCTGGTCCCGCAGCGTAACGGCATCACCCACCTGCCGAGCGGAATTGATGGTGCTTTGGGTCGAACGTTTCGCCTTGAATTCGGAGTTTCGCGCCTTGGTGGTTCAGCGGCAAGGACGTTGGGTCGCAGCGTTGCCGTTGGTCTCTCGACGATTATCGCGAATCGGTGCCGCAGCCGGTTTGCCAGTCAACGACTGGTCCCAATGCGGCGATTTGTTGCTCGATGAATCGGCCGATGTGGAAGAAACCCTGAGATGTTTGGCCAGCGGATTCGGGCAGCTGCCTTGGTCGCTGCTGTGGCTCGATGGAGCACGGATCGAGACGTTTCGTTGGCAAAGGCTACAGCACGTTCTCGAAAAGAGTGGCTGTAAGGTTGTTAGTGAGTCACGATTCAACGTCGGGTGGCTCGAATTGAAACCTCGGTTTGACGAACAGCAAAAGTGTTGGTCAAAAGGCTTTCGAAAAGACCTGCGACGTTCCCAGCGTCGCCTAGCCGAACAGGGTCATCTTGAACTGAAGCTACATACGGACATGGGTGCATCCGATCTTGAAGGGCTGTTTGACCGCGTGTTGCAGGTCGATCAACAAAGTTGGAAGGCAAAATCGGGGACGGCGATCCAGGATTCAGAGGGCCTGGCTGATTTTTACCTCAGCCAGGCGCGTCAGCTTGCAGCGCACCGCGAATTGGTCCTTGCGTTCTTGGAACTCGAAGATCAGCCGATCGCCTTTGAAATCGGTTGGTTGGCTAAATCCGTTTACCATTCGTTCAAAGTGGGTTTTGACCAGCGTTTTGCCAAATATTCGCCTGGCCAGTTGATGATGTCCTTGCTGATCGAGGAAATGATTCGAGCCAGCCATGCGACGGCGATTGATTGCATTGGGCCGCTAAGCGAGGCAACCGAGCGTTTTCTTCCCGGATCGTACACGATTGGCCGAATGCTGATCGCCAACCCCGCGAGCTGGACCGGACGTGGCATGCTCTCACTTTACGGGAACCTGATGCCACTGTTGCGACGGGTGCGGGATTCATAG